The genomic stretch TTAGCGAAAATATCCATGGGCATAATACTGTACCTGCAGTGATGCCATCTCCAGAAGCTGACATATCACTGGTGAAAGGGGTAACGGGGGGATCCTCCATGCCATGCACTGCTCCATTGTGCTCCCTGGTGTAGTAATGTATCTTTGAAGTGCCATTTGTCACAAACAAAACCTCTAGATTTTCATGCCAAAGTGGTGCAACAACTTCTGGCCCATAATGGACAAACTTAGATTTGGCATTATTTCTGGTGTCATATTCCTCATCGGGCTCAATCCCGCATAGAAACTCAAGTTCTTGCTTAGTAACTTCAACAACGTCCGCAAGGTTCCAGGCTTCTTGTATGAATAGTTTGGTTTCTTCACTTGACTGCCACAGTGGCAAGGGAAGGTTTACATCATAGAAAACAACTGCTCCCAATTTCTTTGAAACTTTGATTGCTCGCAATGCAGTTGATCTCATGCTACGATCAAGCAGGGAATGGGTGTTGAAGTAGAACATTTTTGCCTGGATAAAAGTTCATCAATAATGTGACTAAATCCTGGAGAAATCAAAGTTTGGTCACCAACCTTGAACTGCAGAAAACATAGCTAGAAGCAGATGCTATTttacaattttacaaaattcaCATAAACACCGAGAAATTTCATGCCACAGAAATCAGAAGCAATAGTATGACAGCGAGTAACAAATCCCTCTCTTGGGGTTTTAGAGAACCAACAAGCGTGAGAGTAAAAAACACAGCATTGCTTTGTGGTATTTAAATCAGTTCTCGGGCAATTTTCTCTACGTTAAAATGACAAGACCATCTATTAGTATCTAATTACTCTATTCATATACATGATTATAGAAACGGAAGTTGAATTTTTCATATCATCTGTCTTGCAAAGATCAGGTCCATTTAGAAACCCAAACacatatatcatttttaatgaaataacgCTGTAATTTACTGGTTCGCAGCAACTTGATATAACCACAACCAAGAGGACAAAGAACAAGAGGCACAAAGCATTAAGAGTTGGAGATGTTATTTCTTCCCAGCCCATTACCTGCTTCAGCACATCAATATTTAGTTCAGACTTCAACAGAGAATCTTCCGCACAGGACTTGGAACAAGTCATTCTCAAGCGACCTCGCCTGGCAATCTTCATCTGTGATACTGCTGTTGATCTTTTACTATCCATGCGAACTGATCGTGTTTGAACGTTGTTCACATTCAAAAAGTATAGCATTGCCTGACCAAACTCATCATCTCCAAGTTTTCCCATGAAAGCAACCTTACCGCCCAAGCTTGCAAGAGCAACTGCAACACCTCCAGCAGACCCCCCAGGAGCCCTCATAAATTTTTCAGGTTCCCAATAAGCTTCTCTCATTCTGtcatgaatttcataatttaagaGTCTGCTGGCTGGCCTTCCTGTGGGTACAAAAGCATGTTGTGCAGCtccaaaacaacaaacaagaggGGGCCAATCATATGTATAGGTGATATCCTCTCCGTCATCTTTATCTAATTCCAGGTCTCCATCACTCTCATCCTCCAAATTTGTAACAAATTCAGACTGCTCCTGATCACTATTTTCAGATTCACTATCTTGAGTCTCAACATCCTCATCCATCTTTTTTCTTGCCCTCCTCTTCCTGACCTTCTCTGTTGACGACTCTTCCAAACTAGTAGAAGCAGACACATCTGTGGGCAACAAAACCAAGGGGTTTAGaaattactataaaaataacattcactgaataataattacaataaggTTGTACCTTTTCGTCGAGTCCTCCTTCGAGTTTTCTTGGGATCTTCAGACACAACACTTTTCTCATTAGTAGGATCATGAATCCCCACTACTTCAGAATTCTCCTCAAGAGCATCAGCTACTTTTTTCTTCCTAGTTCGTGAGGTAGTTCTTTTAGTACCAGTCCTAGTTGTCCTTTTTTTCCCAACTACGCCATTTTCACCAGGTTCCTCTTCAGGTAAAGCCTCTGAAATTTTCTTCCTAGAGATAGCTGCAAGACCCCATTTATTTTGCAATCTAAAATCCTGAAGCTGGACAAAGTTCATCCGTTGATGATTTGGCCAATTCAATTGCCACCTGAacatttaaagattaaaaaacaccaACCAAACAAAAGTTACAAAGAAGTAAAcagaacaataatttaaaaaagccCTTAATAaacctcctttttttttgtgaacaaaaaagaaaaggctgcAACTTTACATTGTGAGTGGAATAAAAGCAAAGCAACAacatcctttcttcttctttttcccatcTTAGAAATTAAGATAAAACAGCTTTTCAAGTGATATGAAGCATATTGGAGGATTATCTTCACACACGAAGGCCAAAACACACATCCACTAACCAGCAATCAAAACCCATCAATTAAAGTGAAGTGTAAAGGTGAAATCAAAGATTCAGCAGCTAATACTAATCCAAATATGGAAGTtgaaagaaagaagataaaaaactCAGTAACTAAAGAGTGAAACTTTAGATAGAAAGAGAACCTGGACAGTGGAAGGAAGTGAGTGAAAGATAGAGACGCCATTGCAATGAAGAAAGACGGAGAGAgctttaatgataataattttattaaaagaaaagagagctCTCGAGCTTGTTGATGGAATTGGTGGGATTTTTTGTGTCTCGACCCCAAAATGGTTCTGGGGTTTAACAAAACGAGTCAGTAAAGAACACTTGACACTTGTAGCGGGCGAGAGGAGAGGATAGCGTaaacttcattttcattctTGTAAATTGATCAACATCTCACTTATacctttataatttataagCTTTCAATTTTACCCCCATGATGCTGCTCATTATATAGGTAAAGGGTAAAGAtgaaatattg from Populus alba chromosome 8, ASM523922v2, whole genome shotgun sequence encodes the following:
- the LOC118062384 gene encoding fructokinase-like 2, chloroplastic, coding for MASLSFTHFLPLSRWQLNWPNHQRMNFVQLQDFRLQNKWGLAAISRKKISEALPEEEPGENGVVGKKRTTRTGTKRTTSRTRKKKVADALEENSEVVGIHDPTNEKSVVSEDPKKTRRRTRRKDVSASTSLEESSTEKVRKRRARKKMDEDVETQDSESENSDQEQSEFVTNLEDESDGDLELDKDDGEDITYTYDWPPLVCCFGAAQHAFVPTGRPASRLLNYEIHDRMREAYWEPEKFMRAPGGSAGGVAVALASLGGKVAFMGKLGDDEFGQAMLYFLNVNNVQTRSVRMDSKRSTAVSQMKIARRGRLRMTCSKSCAEDSLLKSELNIDVLKQAKMFYFNTHSLLDRSMRSTALRAIKVSKKLGAVVFYDVNLPLPLWQSSEETKLFIQEAWNLADVVEVTKQELEFLCGIEPDEEYDTRNNAKSKFVHYGPEVVAPLWHENLEVLFVTNGTSKIHYYTREHNGAVHGMEDPPVTPFTSDMSASGDGITAGLLRMLTVQPDLFTDKEYLESTIKYAIDCGVIDQWLLGRTRGFPPREEMGDEVEPDENGIRSVTEKEYRTLENDSDPEGYMPPPEMECRPVKPVPDDTSSETEKEYTYKASWM